The following are encoded together in the Tripterygium wilfordii isolate XIE 37 chromosome 3, ASM1340144v1, whole genome shotgun sequence genome:
- the LOC119995093 gene encoding heat stress transcription factor A-3-like isoform X2: MWSTKEHSPLWLCSAVGRCISSRLSRWWIAPPAHKNWASTLPCVTISFIALMGFRKTDTDRWEFANEAFQRGKRHLLKNMQRRKSPQSQQVGSYLGKSSEAEKFRLEGDVERLRKERSMMMQEVKELQQQNQGTVQHVEAVNKRLLAAEQRQKQMLSFLAKLFQNPAFLARLRQKGEPESLGSPRMRRQFVKHQQHEPGQSDAFLEGQIVKYRPEGQNLPMSPMLPGFNPFAVKESSEFYLQGTDRMGSGVESIPYQIENVESDELAMPGELQVPKGFMRTPEPFKEGTSSFGTEDPHFKGKNVMSTEQEFSPEYFPEFSSPGTESIIKQEDVWSMGFHTSAGMSSSSTELWSNLVSYDTPELGLTSELTDIWNLGPIQAAGGAAIEKWPAVENPFNEPESHSGQQKDDRSKSTDP, translated from the exons ATGTGGTCAACGAAAGAACATTCTCCACTCTGGTTATGTAGTGCAGTTGGGAGATGCATTTCCAGCAG ATTATCTAGGTGGTGGATTGCTCCTCCTGCGCATAAAAATTGGGCTTCAACTTTGCCTTGTGTGACGATCTCATTTATTGCACTAATG GGGTTCCGCAAGACTGACACTGATAGATGGGAGTTTGCCAATGAAGCATTTCAACGTGGCAAGCGGCATCTACtgaagaacatgcaaaggcGCAAGTCACCTCAGTCCCAGCAGGTGGGGAGCTATCTTGGGAAGTCTTCAGAGGCAGAGAAGTTCAGATTGGAAGGGGATGTAGAGAGACTGAGAAAGGAGAGGAGTATGATGATGCAGGAGGTTAAAGAACTGCAACAGCAAAACCAAGGGACAGTCCAACATGTGGAAGCAGTGAATAAGAGGCTTCTGGCAGCAGAGCAGAGACAGAAGCAGATGCTTTCATTCTTGGCGAAGCTGTTTCAGAACCCAGCTTTCTTAGCCCGCCTTCGTCAAAAGGGAGAACCAGAAAGTCTCGGTTCTCCTAGGATGAGGAGGCAGTTTGTTAAACACCAGCAACATGAACCAGGCCAATCAGATGCATTCTTGGAAGGGCAGATTGTGAAGTACAGACCTGAGGGGCAAAACCTTCCCATGTCTCCTATGCTTCCCGGTTTCAATCCATTTGCTGTCAAAGAGTCATCTGAATTTTACTTACAAGGTACAGACAGGATGGGTTCTGGTGTAGAAAGCATTCCATATCAAATTGAGAATGTTGAATCAGATGAACTAGCCATGCCAGGGGAGTTGCAGGTACCAAAGGGATTTATGAGAACCCCAGAACCCTTTAAAGAAGGCACGTCAAGTTTTGGAACTGAAGATCCACATTTTAAAGGGAAGAATGTGATGAGCACTGAACAAGAGTTTAGTCCCGAGTATTTTCCTGAGTTCTCATCTCCTGGAACTGAAAGCATCATTAAACAAGAGGATGTATGGAGCATGGGTTTTCACACCAGTGCTGGTATGTCTAGCTCTAGTACCGAGTTATGGAGTAATCTAGTCAGCTACGATACGCCTGAGTTGGGGCTGACAAGCGAGCTAACAGATATCTGGAATTTAGGTCCTATACAAGCAGCTGGAGGTGCTGCCATTGAGAAATGGCCAGCTGTTGAAAACCCCTTCAATGAACCTGAGAGCCATTCTGGCCAGCAAAAAGATGATAGATCTAAGAGTACAGATCCATAG
- the LOC119995093 gene encoding heat stress transcription factor A-3-like isoform X1 produces MNPGDEEFPKSPPKPDTDIVDCPSTQSVTAPFSSPPLMDSLLIDSTLMEFKAFDTSPSGGERVPATISGAEENIGVPQPMECLQGNPIPPFLSKTFDLVEDRSLDPIISWGSTGESFIVWDPVEFARLVLPRNFKHNNFSSFVRQLNTYGFRKTDTDRWEFANEAFQRGKRHLLKNMQRRKSPQSQQVGSYLGKSSEAEKFRLEGDVERLRKERSMMMQEVKELQQQNQGTVQHVEAVNKRLLAAEQRQKQMLSFLAKLFQNPAFLARLRQKGEPESLGSPRMRRQFVKHQQHEPGQSDAFLEGQIVKYRPEGQNLPMSPMLPGFNPFAVKESSEFYLQGTDRMGSGVESIPYQIENVESDELAMPGELQVPKGFMRTPEPFKEGTSSFGTEDPHFKGKNVMSTEQEFSPEYFPEFSSPGTESIIKQEDVWSMGFHTSAGMSSSSTELWSNLVSYDTPELGLTSELTDIWNLGPIQAAGGAAIEKWPAVENPFNEPESHSGQQKDDRSKSTDP; encoded by the exons ATGAATCCTGGAGACGAAGAGTTCCCTAAATCTCCTCCTAAACCGGACACTGACATCGTTGATTGTCCTTCGACCCAATCAGTGACGGCACCGTTTTCTTCACCGCCCTTAATGGATTCTCTACTTATTGACTCTACATTGATGGAATTCAAGGCGTTCGATACGAGCCCATCGGGCGGCGAGCGGGTTCCGGCAACTATCAGTGGCGCAGAAGAGAACATTGGGGTGCCTCAGCCGATGGAATGCTTGCAGGGGAACCCGATACCGCCTTTCCTGTCTAAGACGTTCGATTTGGTGGAGGATCGATCCTTGGACCCGATAATCTCCTGGGGATCTACTGGGGAGAGCTTCATTGTTTGGGACCCTGTGGAGTTCGCGAGGCTTGTACTGCCAAGGAATTTCAAGCACAACAATTTTTCCAGTTTTGTGCGCCAGCTTAATACTTAT GGGTTCCGCAAGACTGACACTGATAGATGGGAGTTTGCCAATGAAGCATTTCAACGTGGCAAGCGGCATCTACtgaagaacatgcaaaggcGCAAGTCACCTCAGTCCCAGCAGGTGGGGAGCTATCTTGGGAAGTCTTCAGAGGCAGAGAAGTTCAGATTGGAAGGGGATGTAGAGAGACTGAGAAAGGAGAGGAGTATGATGATGCAGGAGGTTAAAGAACTGCAACAGCAAAACCAAGGGACAGTCCAACATGTGGAAGCAGTGAATAAGAGGCTTCTGGCAGCAGAGCAGAGACAGAAGCAGATGCTTTCATTCTTGGCGAAGCTGTTTCAGAACCCAGCTTTCTTAGCCCGCCTTCGTCAAAAGGGAGAACCAGAAAGTCTCGGTTCTCCTAGGATGAGGAGGCAGTTTGTTAAACACCAGCAACATGAACCAGGCCAATCAGATGCATTCTTGGAAGGGCAGATTGTGAAGTACAGACCTGAGGGGCAAAACCTTCCCATGTCTCCTATGCTTCCCGGTTTCAATCCATTTGCTGTCAAAGAGTCATCTGAATTTTACTTACAAGGTACAGACAGGATGGGTTCTGGTGTAGAAAGCATTCCATATCAAATTGAGAATGTTGAATCAGATGAACTAGCCATGCCAGGGGAGTTGCAGGTACCAAAGGGATTTATGAGAACCCCAGAACCCTTTAAAGAAGGCACGTCAAGTTTTGGAACTGAAGATCCACATTTTAAAGGGAAGAATGTGATGAGCACTGAACAAGAGTTTAGTCCCGAGTATTTTCCTGAGTTCTCATCTCCTGGAACTGAAAGCATCATTAAACAAGAGGATGTATGGAGCATGGGTTTTCACACCAGTGCTGGTATGTCTAGCTCTAGTACCGAGTTATGGAGTAATCTAGTCAGCTACGATACGCCTGAGTTGGGGCTGACAAGCGAGCTAACAGATATCTGGAATTTAGGTCCTATACAAGCAGCTGGAGGTGCTGCCATTGAGAAATGGCCAGCTGTTGAAAACCCCTTCAATGAACCTGAGAGCCATTCTGGCCAGCAAAAAGATGATAGATCTAAGAGTACAGATCCATAG